A DNA window from Mycobacterium sp. IDR2000157661 contains the following coding sequences:
- a CDS encoding carboxymuconolactone decarboxylase family protein, producing MGDDGLVDRIAALVSMSSGDARLDTVIRLTCGRALSLPALPVEVDLIDGSSETEMVVAAFTEQFAVDVTGIKANQRSRFLKSLGDSAFRTAAAIFVADFVPRVWAGCEALGLRRRSNGAVASWDHDSDPVDALLNGFVPAVARLRELDPVTTEIVRLRGATQHNCRLCKSLREGNALDAGGSEDLYSQIERYESADGLGVAHKAALRYVDALIWTPSRIGSDVAAGVRKNFTEKQAWELTLDVMRNACNKIAVSLGADAPRVADGTERYLIDADGQTVYADTA from the coding sequence ATGGGCGATGACGGACTTGTCGATCGGATCGCGGCCCTGGTATCGATGTCTTCGGGCGATGCGCGCCTCGACACGGTCATCCGGCTGACGTGCGGCAGGGCGCTGTCGCTGCCGGCCCTGCCGGTGGAGGTCGACCTGATCGACGGGTCGTCGGAGACCGAGATGGTGGTGGCGGCGTTCACGGAGCAATTCGCCGTCGATGTGACGGGCATCAAGGCCAACCAGCGGTCTCGGTTCCTCAAGTCATTGGGCGACAGCGCGTTTCGGACCGCAGCGGCGATCTTCGTCGCCGACTTCGTCCCGCGGGTGTGGGCGGGCTGTGAAGCGCTGGGACTGCGAAGGCGAAGCAACGGCGCTGTCGCCTCGTGGGACCACGACAGTGATCCGGTCGACGCCCTGCTCAACGGTTTCGTGCCAGCGGTGGCGCGACTGCGTGAGCTCGATCCGGTGACGACGGAGATCGTGCGGCTGCGCGGTGCCACACAGCACAACTGCCGGCTGTGCAAGTCGCTGCGCGAGGGGAACGCGCTCGATGCCGGCGGGTCCGAGGACTTGTACTCGCAGATCGAGCGCTATGAGTCGGCTGATGGTCTGGGTGTGGCGCACAAGGCGGCGCTGCGGTACGTCGACGCGTTGATATGGACGCCGTCACGCATCGGCTCGGACGTCGCTGCGGGCGTGCGGAAGAACTTCACCGAGAAGCAGGCTTGGGAGTTGACGCTCGACGTGATGCGTAACGCGTGCAACAAGATCGCGGTGTCGCTGGGCGCGGATGCGCCCCGGGTCGCCGACGGCACCGAACGGTATTTGATCGACGCTGACGGGCAGACGGTTTACGCGGACACGGCGTAG
- a CDS encoding ATP-binding cassette domain-containing protein has protein sequence MTVTGGQTRPSGPLRPVELAQASVMAALCAATAIIAVVVPFAAGLSLLGTVPMGLLAYRYRLRVLLTATIAGGIIAFLIAGMGGFMTVVNCAYIGGLTGIVKRRGRGTVTVLFVAIVAGAVFGAVIVAALTVLVRLRNLIFAAVTANVEGTAAIIARFPEMQGVADRLKRDFATALDYWPLLFFGAGVLSITFVSLVGWWALSRVMERLLGIPDVHKLESSTDDGPIAPVPARLRDVRFRYPKADHDALGPLSMHVEPGEHLAVTGANGSGKTTLMLMLAGREPTSGTIERPGAIGLGRLGGTAVIMQHPESQVLGTRVADDVVWGLPPGTATDVQRLLGEVGLDGLGERDTGGLSGGELQRLAVAAALAREPSLLIADEVTSMVDQQGRDGLMSVLSELTGHHRMALVHITHYNDEADAADRTVDLTDSSGGDDNTDMVDTAAAPSATVPASHPSDTPVLELHGVGHEYGSGTPWAATALRDIDFTVHEGDGVLIHGLNGSGKSTLAWIMAGLTAPTSGSCLLDGSPASEQVGAVAISFQAARLQLMRSRVDLEVASAAGFSTRDRSRVVDALSSVGLDPALAKRRIDQLSGGQMRRVVLAGLLERSPRALILDEPLAGLDAASARGLLRLLVDLRRNAGLTVVVISHDFSGLEELCPRTLHLEAGTLVPAPTATGGRS, from the coding sequence ATGACCGTGACCGGAGGCCAGACTCGACCATCCGGTCCCTTGCGTCCCGTCGAACTGGCGCAGGCCTCGGTCATGGCGGCGCTGTGCGCGGCCACCGCCATCATCGCGGTCGTGGTGCCGTTCGCGGCCGGGCTGTCGCTGCTGGGCACCGTGCCGATGGGCCTGCTGGCCTACCGCTACCGGTTGCGGGTGCTGCTCACCGCGACCATCGCGGGCGGCATCATCGCGTTCCTGATCGCCGGCATGGGCGGCTTCATGACCGTCGTCAACTGCGCCTACATCGGGGGGCTCACCGGAATCGTCAAGCGCCGGGGCCGGGGCACGGTGACGGTGCTGTTCGTCGCCATCGTCGCCGGAGCGGTGTTCGGCGCGGTCATCGTCGCGGCGTTGACCGTTCTGGTCCGGCTGCGAAACCTCATCTTCGCGGCGGTCACCGCCAACGTCGAGGGCACCGCGGCGATCATCGCCCGCTTCCCGGAGATGCAGGGCGTGGCCGACCGACTCAAGCGTGACTTCGCCACCGCACTGGACTACTGGCCGCTGCTGTTCTTCGGCGCCGGGGTGCTGTCCATCACGTTCGTCAGCCTGGTCGGCTGGTGGGCGCTCTCGCGGGTGATGGAACGACTGCTCGGCATCCCCGACGTCCACAAGCTCGAGTCGTCGACCGACGACGGCCCGATCGCCCCGGTGCCCGCCCGCCTGCGCGACGTCCGCTTCCGCTATCCGAAGGCCGACCACGACGCCCTCGGGCCGCTGTCGATGCACGTCGAGCCCGGCGAACACCTGGCGGTGACCGGAGCGAACGGATCGGGCAAGACGACGCTGATGCTGATGCTGGCCGGACGCGAACCGACCTCGGGCACCATCGAGCGCCCGGGGGCGATCGGGCTGGGCCGGCTCGGCGGAACCGCGGTGATCATGCAGCACCCCGAAAGCCAGGTCCTGGGCACCCGCGTGGCCGACGACGTGGTGTGGGGCCTGCCCCCCGGTACGGCCACCGACGTGCAGCGGCTGCTCGGCGAGGTCGGTCTCGACGGCTTGGGCGAGCGCGACACCGGCGGGTTGTCCGGGGGAGAGCTGCAGCGCCTCGCGGTGGCGGCCGCGCTCGCACGCGAGCCTTCACTGCTGATCGCCGACGAAGTCACCAGCATGGTCGACCAGCAGGGGCGCGACGGTCTGATGTCGGTGCTTTCCGAGCTGACGGGGCACCACCGGATGGCCCTGGTGCACATCACCCACTACAACGACGAGGCCGACGCCGCCGACCGGACCGTCGACCTCACCGACAGCAGCGGCGGCGACGACAACACCGACATGGTGGACACCGCGGCCGCTCCCAGCGCGACGGTGCCGGCGAGCCACCCCTCCGACACCCCGGTGCTCGAGTTGCACGGTGTCGGCCACGAGTACGGCAGCGGAACGCCGTGGGCCGCCACAGCGCTTCGCGACATCGACTTCACCGTCCACGAAGGCGACGGTGTTCTGATCCACGGCCTCAACGGCTCGGGCAAGTCGACGCTGGCCTGGATCATGGCCGGACTCACCGCGCCGACCTCGGGCAGCTGTCTGCTCGACGGCTCGCCCGCCTCAGAACAGGTTGGCGCGGTGGCTATTTCGTTTCAGGCGGCCCGGCTGCAACTGATGCGCAGCCGCGTCGACCTCGAAGTCGCCTCCGCCGCCGGCTTTTCGACCCGCGACCGCTCCCGCGTCGTCGATGCGCTGTCGAGCGTCGGTCTGGATCCCGCGCTGGCCAAACGGCGCATCGACCAGCTCAGCGGTGGGCAGATGCGCCGGGTGGTGCTGGCCGGATTGTTGGAGCGCTCACCACGCGCGCTGATCCTCGACGAACCGCTCGCCGGCCTGGACGCGGCCAGCGCACGCGGCCTGCTCCGGCTGCTGGTCGATCTGCGCCGCAACGCGGGGCTGACCGTGGTCGTCATCTCACACGACTTCTCCGGCCTCGAGGAGTTGTGCCCGCGCACACTGCATCTGGAGGCCGGCACGCTGGTTCCGGCGCCGACGGCGACGGGAGGGCGCTCATGA
- a CDS encoding VIT1/CCC1 transporter family protein, whose product MPESENAPLSPTGLPHTVHHRHADVTGGWLRAATFGAMDGLVSNTALIAGVAAAADARTVVLSGVAGLLAGAFSMALGEYTSVTTANEQIDSEVGVERRAFRKHPNAEKAELVQVLMEMGMTQETAARATEEVHRDENRAINFHLVQELGIDPREKPSAWVAAGSSFVLFAIGAIIPLIPYLLGFASLWAGLLCGGAGLLVAGGVAAQFTRRPVWLASSRQLAFGAVAIAATYVVGTLVDKVL is encoded by the coding sequence ATGCCCGAATCGGAGAACGCCCCGCTGTCGCCGACAGGTCTGCCGCACACCGTTCACCACCGGCACGCCGACGTGACCGGGGGCTGGCTGCGGGCCGCCACCTTCGGTGCGATGGACGGTCTGGTCAGCAACACCGCGCTGATCGCGGGCGTCGCGGCCGCCGCGGACGCGCGCACCGTGGTGCTCAGCGGCGTGGCCGGGCTGCTCGCAGGCGCCTTCTCGATGGCGCTCGGCGAGTACACCTCGGTGACCACCGCCAACGAGCAGATCGACTCCGAGGTGGGCGTCGAGCGGCGCGCGTTTCGCAAGCATCCCAACGCCGAGAAGGCTGAGCTGGTGCAAGTGCTGATGGAGATGGGGATGACGCAGGAGACCGCCGCCAGGGCCACCGAGGAGGTGCATCGCGACGAGAACCGCGCCATCAACTTCCATCTGGTGCAGGAGCTGGGCATCGACCCGCGCGAGAAGCCATCTGCGTGGGTCGCGGCGGGATCGTCGTTCGTGTTGTTCGCGATCGGCGCCATCATCCCGCTGATCCCGTACCTGCTCGGATTCGCCTCCCTGTGGGCGGGCCTGCTGTGCGGCGGGGCGGGGTTGCTCGTCGCAGGCGGGGTGGCCGCGCAGTTCACCCGTCGACCGGTCTGGCTGGCCTCGTCGCGCCAGTTGGCGTTCGGGGCCGTCGCGATCGCGGCCACCTATGTGGTAGGCACGCTGGTCGACAAGGTGCTGTAG
- a CDS encoding helix-turn-helix transcriptional regulator, with translation MHMATVPDTSPRRTATPGAELVGVVLEACGRSDGDMADSVVACLITDTVEGLLGLGRPDEAQRFVDTLDRPGGTRTWLPAICQRCRAMILAHSGQVDAALAAAREALRLHGDSVMPFERARAQLLLGLLLRRQRQKATAAAALTDALAAFEALGVESWAQRVRAELDRTGVGRSNAVLTPTEERVAELTAVGLTNREVAGRLFLSPKTVEVNLTRIYRKLALRSRAQLTAYMNGMRTGEAQAS, from the coding sequence ATGCACATGGCCACGGTGCCCGACACCTCCCCCCGCCGCACCGCCACCCCGGGTGCCGAGTTGGTCGGCGTGGTGCTCGAGGCGTGCGGCCGCAGCGACGGCGATATGGCGGATTCCGTTGTCGCCTGCTTGATCACCGACACCGTCGAAGGCCTGCTCGGCCTCGGCCGCCCGGACGAGGCGCAGCGGTTCGTCGACACGCTGGACCGCCCCGGCGGCACGCGGACATGGCTGCCGGCGATCTGCCAGCGGTGCCGGGCGATGATCCTCGCCCACAGCGGCCAGGTGGACGCTGCGCTGGCGGCGGCGCGCGAAGCGCTGAGGCTGCACGGCGACTCCGTCATGCCGTTCGAGCGGGCCCGCGCACAACTTCTGCTCGGGCTCCTGCTGCGGCGTCAGCGCCAGAAGGCCACGGCCGCGGCCGCGTTGACCGACGCCCTGGCCGCCTTCGAGGCGCTCGGCGTCGAGTCGTGGGCCCAGCGGGTCCGCGCCGAACTCGACCGTACGGGCGTCGGGCGCTCGAACGCAGTGCTCACCCCCACCGAAGAGCGCGTGGCCGAGCTGACCGCAGTCGGGTTGACGAACCGGGAGGTCGCCGGGCGGCTGTTCCTGAGCCCGAAGACGGTCGAGGTCAACCTGACTCGCATCTATCGTAAACTCGCCCTACGCTCCCGCGCGCAGCTGACCGCGTACATGAACGGCATGCGAACCGGTGAGGCGCAAGCGTCCTGA
- a CDS encoding MarR family winged helix-turn-helix transcriptional regulator, with translation MTETLGADLLSVVARINRLATQRARLPFGFAQARLLSTIEDQGAARISDLAALDHCSQPTMTTQVRRLEEAGLVSRTVDPADGRAVLIRITPAGVATLRQVRVDRGAAIDPYLERLSEVDRQTLGDAVVVLRRLLADAVAPDAVPH, from the coding sequence ATGACCGAGACCCTGGGAGCGGATCTGCTGTCCGTGGTCGCACGGATCAATCGACTGGCCACCCAGCGTGCGCGCCTGCCGTTCGGGTTCGCGCAGGCGCGCCTGCTGTCCACCATCGAGGATCAGGGCGCCGCGCGGATCTCCGATCTGGCCGCGCTCGATCACTGTTCCCAGCCGACGATGACCACACAGGTGCGCCGCCTCGAGGAGGCCGGACTGGTGTCACGCACCGTCGACCCGGCTGACGGGCGGGCGGTACTCATCCGGATCACCCCGGCCGGCGTCGCGACCCTGCGGCAGGTCAGGGTGGATCGCGGCGCGGCGATCGACCCCTATCTGGAGCGGCTCTCCGAAGTCGACCGGCAGACCCTCGGCGACGCCGTGGTCGTGCTGCGCAGGCTGCTGGCCGACGCGGTCGCCCCCGACGCCGTCCCGCACTGA
- a CDS encoding esterase-like activity of phytase family protein: MRRCLGLLLCAAMLSACGAAATAPAPLTYLGQLQLPGKQFDGTVVGGLSDIDYDPATQLYFIASDDRSEQNPARFYTARISLSDNGVDNVEFVSTHPWLNRDGQPFAASDTGARPPSLPPDPEGIAFDPRRQLLYWSYEGTRVLDAPNEPALSDPRVLIATPDGRYVGEFALPPVLRTSTGQTGPRNNLGLEGLTLAPGGQVLWAAMEGPGFNDGAVPTEAAGALTRVMRFNVETRRATAQYAYPLDPVPTGPDGDNGLTALLALSDTDFLAVERSYGSHVSVRVYRVTLGDAEDVSDRSSLTSPPVRPMSKTLLADLTSAVDPLDNVEAITFGPELPDGRRSVLMVSDDNFSDDQITQFLAFAL, translated from the coding sequence GTGCGGCGTTGCCTCGGCCTGCTGCTGTGCGCGGCGATGCTGTCGGCGTGCGGCGCCGCGGCCACCGCCCCCGCGCCGCTGACCTACCTGGGTCAGCTGCAGCTGCCCGGCAAGCAGTTCGACGGCACCGTCGTGGGCGGCTTGTCGGACATCGACTACGACCCCGCTACCCAGTTGTATTTCATCGCCAGCGACGACCGCTCGGAGCAGAACCCGGCACGCTTCTACACCGCACGGATCTCGTTGAGCGACAACGGCGTCGACAATGTCGAGTTCGTCTCGACGCATCCGTGGCTGAACCGGGACGGTCAGCCCTTCGCTGCTTCGGACACCGGTGCGCGACCGCCGAGCCTGCCGCCGGACCCGGAGGGTATCGCGTTCGACCCCCGCCGTCAACTGCTGTACTGGTCCTACGAGGGCACGCGGGTGCTCGACGCACCCAACGAGCCCGCGCTCAGTGATCCGCGAGTGCTGATCGCCACCCCGGACGGGCGATACGTCGGAGAGTTCGCGCTGCCGCCGGTGCTGCGCACGTCGACCGGCCAGACGGGGCCGCGCAACAACCTCGGCTTGGAGGGCCTGACGTTGGCGCCCGGCGGGCAGGTGCTCTGGGCGGCGATGGAGGGCCCCGGGTTCAACGACGGCGCCGTTCCCACCGAAGCCGCGGGCGCGCTCACCCGCGTCATGCGATTCAATGTCGAAACACGCCGCGCAACAGCGCAATACGCCTATCCGCTGGACCCGGTACCCACCGGCCCCGACGGTGACAACGGGTTGACCGCGTTGCTTGCCCTAAGCGACACCGACTTCCTGGCGGTCGAGCGTTCGTATGGCAGCCATGTGTCGGTGCGCGTCTACCGCGTCACCCTCGGCGACGCCGAGGACGTGTCGGATCGATCGTCGTTGACGTCGCCGCCGGTGCGGCCGATGAGCAAGACACTGCTGGCCGACCTGACGTCTGCTGTCGACCCGTTGGACAACGTCGAGGCGATCACGTTCGGCCCGGAACTGCCCGACGGCCGCCGATCGGTTCTGATGGTCAGCGACGACAACTTCTCCGACGACCAGATCACGCAGTTCCTGGCCTTCGCCCTTTAG
- a CDS encoding TldD/PmbA family protein, whose product MIGAQQVVDIALAEAVRLGRADETIVLVTDRSDAALRWAGNSMTTNGESSSRQTTVISIIRNGDEAYVGSVRSSEVDPTTIAGLVSSSQEAARSAPEARDSAPLIAAGDPSADWDAPPPGTGVQVFRPVADALARRFRGGDQLYGYARHILETTFVATSDGLRRRFTQPTGSVEINAKRDGASAWAGFSTADFADVPTDSMLEQLSTRLGWAKRSVELPAGRYETLLPPSTVADLLIYLTWSMAGRGAQEGRTALSAPGGGTRVGEKLTELPLTLYSDPFADGLACTPFVATSTSSERVSMFDNGMDIERMDWIRDGTINALAYPRAAAAEFGEPAAVPADNLLMTGGSAGLAEMIARTERGLLLSTLWYIRTVDPAVLLLTGLTRDGVYLVEDGEVTAAVNNFRFNESPLDLLRRATEVGVSERTLPREWGDWATRAVMPTLRIPDFHMSSVSQAQ is encoded by the coding sequence GTGATCGGTGCCCAGCAGGTCGTCGACATCGCGCTGGCCGAGGCCGTCAGGCTGGGCCGGGCCGACGAGACGATCGTCCTGGTGACGGACCGGTCCGACGCCGCGCTGCGGTGGGCGGGCAACTCGATGACCACCAACGGCGAGTCGTCGAGTCGGCAGACCACGGTGATCTCGATCATCCGCAACGGCGACGAAGCATACGTCGGTTCGGTGCGGTCCAGCGAGGTCGACCCGACGACGATCGCGGGTCTGGTCTCGTCGTCGCAGGAGGCGGCGCGCTCGGCGCCCGAGGCGCGGGACAGTGCCCCGCTCATTGCGGCCGGTGACCCGTCCGCGGACTGGGATGCGCCGCCGCCCGGCACCGGCGTGCAGGTGTTCAGGCCGGTCGCCGACGCTCTGGCCCGCCGGTTCCGCGGTGGTGACCAGTTGTACGGGTATGCCCGCCACATCCTGGAGACGACGTTCGTGGCCACCTCGGACGGGTTGCGGCGGCGCTTCACCCAGCCGACGGGCTCGGTGGAGATCAACGCCAAGCGTGACGGCGCCAGCGCGTGGGCCGGGTTCAGCACCGCCGACTTCGCCGATGTGCCAACCGATTCCATGCTCGAGCAGTTGTCGACGCGGCTGGGGTGGGCGAAGCGCTCCGTCGAGTTGCCTGCTGGACGGTATGAGACGCTGCTGCCGCCGTCCACCGTGGCGGACCTCCTGATCTACCTGACGTGGTCGATGGCCGGCCGCGGTGCGCAGGAGGGGAGAACGGCGCTGTCGGCGCCGGGTGGCGGCACGCGGGTGGGAGAGAAGCTCACCGAGTTGCCGCTGACGCTGTATTCCGATCCGTTCGCCGACGGGCTGGCCTGCACGCCGTTCGTGGCGACCTCGACGTCGTCGGAGCGGGTGTCGATGTTCGACAATGGCATGGACATCGAGCGGATGGACTGGATACGCGACGGCACGATCAACGCGCTGGCGTACCCCAGGGCGGCGGCCGCCGAGTTCGGTGAGCCGGCCGCGGTGCCTGCCGACAACCTGTTGATGACCGGCGGGTCGGCCGGCCTTGCGGAGATGATCGCCCGCACCGAGCGCGGCCTGCTGTTGAGCACGCTGTGGTACATCCGCACGGTCGACCCCGCGGTGCTGCTGCTGACGGGGCTGACCCGCGACGGGGTCTACCTGGTCGAAGACGGCGAGGTCACCGCTGCCGTCAACAACTTCCGTTTCAACGAGAGCCCGCTGGACCTGCTGCGCCGGGCGACCGAAGTGGGGGTCAGCGAGCGGACGTTGCCCCGCGAGTGGGGTGACTGGGCGACGCGGGCCGTGATGCCGACGCTGCGGATTCCCGACTTCCATATGTCTTCGGTCAGTCAGGCGCAATAA
- a CDS encoding energy-coupling factor transporter transmembrane component T family protein encodes MTSLSTGRRQRRPVVLLRPVPGPSVIHDLWAGTKLTVVALIGVLLTFYPGWVPIGAVAALVLLAARLANVPRSALPSIPGWLWFLVFLGGLTATFAGGDPVIGVGSVEVGVGGLLNFLRITALSIVLLGLGAMVSFTTNVADVAPAVATLGRPLRLLRVPVQDWAVALALALRAFPMLIDEFRVLYAARRLRPKEAPVRRRARLRRWWLEAIDLLAAAITVALRRADEMGDAITARGGAGQISAAPSRPKAVDWWAFLIVAVVCGAALALELTVASTSAAIR; translated from the coding sequence ATGACGTCACTGTCGACCGGCCGGCGGCAGCGTCGACCCGTGGTGCTGCTCCGGCCGGTGCCCGGTCCCAGCGTCATCCACGATCTGTGGGCCGGAACGAAACTCACCGTCGTCGCACTCATCGGCGTCCTGCTCACCTTCTACCCGGGCTGGGTGCCGATCGGTGCGGTCGCGGCGCTGGTGCTGCTGGCCGCGCGGCTGGCCAACGTTCCGCGCAGTGCGCTGCCATCGATTCCCGGTTGGCTGTGGTTCCTGGTGTTCCTCGGCGGGCTGACCGCCACCTTCGCCGGCGGCGACCCCGTCATCGGTGTCGGCTCGGTCGAGGTCGGTGTGGGCGGGTTGCTCAACTTCCTGCGGATCACCGCCCTGTCGATCGTCCTGCTGGGCCTCGGCGCCATGGTGTCGTTCACCACCAACGTCGCCGACGTCGCGCCCGCGGTGGCCACCTTGGGGCGGCCGCTGCGCCTGCTGCGAGTGCCGGTGCAGGACTGGGCGGTCGCGCTGGCGTTGGCCCTGCGGGCTTTTCCGATGCTCATCGACGAGTTCCGGGTGCTCTACGCGGCACGCAGATTGCGGCCCAAGGAGGCGCCCGTGCGCCGGCGGGCCCGGTTGCGCCGGTGGTGGCTGGAAGCCATCGACCTGCTGGCCGCAGCGATCACCGTCGCGCTCAGGCGCGCCGACGAGATGGGCGACGCCATCACCGCACGCGGCGGGGCCGGTCAGATCTCTGCGGCGCCGTCGCGGCCGAAAGCCGTCGACTGGTGGGCCTTCCTGATCGTGGCCGTGGTGTGCGGTGCGGCCCTGGCGCTGGAGCTGACGGTCGCCAGCACCAGCGCCGCTATCCGCTGA
- a CDS encoding TldD/PmbA family protein: MTATRRVDADFLGLPRHALADAALSAAVAAGAGYADLRIHAITTEFLQLRDGELESAVLDREIGMAVRVIVDGTWGFASHAELSPEVAADTARRAVAVATTLAPLNAERIELAAEPVYADVSWVSDYRIDPFAVGFAEKLDVLAEYSGRLLAADGVDHVSALLNAVKEQTFYADTFGSSITQQRVRVLPSLEAVTVDAAAGTFDTMRTLAPPTARGWEAVASDEAWDWTGELAALPSLLAEKLKSPSVAAGLTDLVIDPSNLWLTIHESVGHATEYDRAIGYEAAYAGTSFATPDKLGSMRYGSPVMNVTADRTVDYGLATVGFDDEGVRAQQWDLVRDGIFVGYQLDRVFAPRLGVSRSNGCAYADSPHHVPIQRMPNVSLEPAAEDISTEDLVGRVADGIYIVGDKSWSIDMQRYNFQFTGQRFFRIRDGRLDGQVRDVAYQATTTDFWGSLDAVGGPSTWRLGGAFNCGKAQPGQVAPVSHGCPSALFRGVNVLNTRAEGGR; this comes from the coding sequence GTGACAGCAACCCGCCGAGTGGATGCCGACTTCCTCGGGCTGCCGCGACACGCCTTGGCCGACGCGGCGCTGTCGGCGGCGGTGGCCGCCGGCGCCGGATATGCCGACCTCCGCATCCACGCGATTACGACCGAATTTTTGCAACTGCGCGACGGCGAGTTGGAAAGCGCGGTCCTCGACCGGGAGATCGGCATGGCGGTGCGGGTGATCGTCGACGGCACGTGGGGATTCGCCTCGCATGCCGAGCTGAGCCCCGAGGTGGCCGCCGACACCGCCCGGCGCGCGGTCGCGGTGGCCACGACGCTGGCCCCGCTGAACGCCGAGCGCATCGAGTTGGCGGCCGAACCGGTGTACGCGGACGTGAGCTGGGTGTCGGACTACCGCATCGATCCGTTCGCCGTCGGGTTCGCCGAGAAGCTGGACGTCCTGGCGGAATACTCCGGTCGGTTGCTGGCTGCCGACGGCGTCGACCACGTCTCCGCGTTGCTCAACGCCGTCAAGGAGCAGACGTTCTACGCCGACACGTTCGGCTCGTCGATCACCCAGCAGCGGGTGCGGGTGCTGCCGTCGCTGGAAGCGGTCACGGTCGACGCCGCCGCCGGGACGTTCGACACGATGCGCACGCTGGCGCCGCCGACCGCCAGGGGCTGGGAAGCCGTCGCCTCGGACGAGGCGTGGGACTGGACCGGCGAGCTGGCTGCGCTGCCGTCGCTGCTTGCCGAGAAACTGAAGTCGCCGAGTGTCGCCGCGGGTCTGACCGATCTGGTGATCGACCCGTCCAACCTCTGGCTGACGATCCACGAATCGGTCGGCCACGCAACCGAATACGACCGTGCGATCGGCTACGAGGCGGCCTATGCGGGCACGTCGTTCGCGACGCCGGACAAGCTGGGCTCGATGCGCTACGGCTCGCCGGTGATGAACGTGACGGCGGACCGCACGGTCGACTACGGTCTGGCCACCGTCGGCTTCGACGACGAGGGGGTGCGGGCGCAGCAGTGGGATCTGGTGCGCGACGGCATCTTCGTGGGCTACCAGTTGGATCGGGTGTTCGCGCCGCGGCTCGGTGTGAGCCGGTCCAACGGCTGCGCCTACGCCGACTCGCCGCACCATGTGCCGATCCAGCGGATGCCCAACGTGTCGCTGGAACCCGCCGCTGAGGACATCAGCACCGAGGACCTCGTCGGCCGCGTGGCCGACGGCATCTACATCGTCGGGGACAAGAGCTGGTCGATTGACATGCAGCGCTACAACTTCCAGTTCACTGGCCAAAGGTTCTTCCGGATCCGGGACGGCCGCCTCGACGGTCAGGTGCGCGACGTGGCGTATCAGGCGACGACGACGGACTTCTGGGGGTCGCTGGACGCGGTCGGCGGGCCGTCCACCTGGCGCCTTGGCGGGGCGTTCAACTGCGGCAAGGCGCAACCGGGTCAAGTCGCACCGGTCAGCCACGGATGCCCGTCGGCGTTGTTCCGCGGGGTGAACGTGCTCAACACTCGGGCCGAGGGTGGACGGTAG